The following nucleotide sequence is from Octopus sinensis unplaced genomic scaffold, ASM634580v1 Contig12834, whole genome shotgun sequence.
CATGTCGTACATTCGACTTCAATAAACATTCTCTGACATCTTTAGATCGTCTCGTTCTTAATTTATTCcatcttaaattatttattttggaagttatgTCTGAGACAGTAGCAAGCATGTCTGTGTGGCTACAAAAAAAAACGTCGGACTTTGCAAcaacattcttttcttctttcaatggTTCCAGTGGtaggactgcggccacgctggagcaccgccttaatctaTTTTCGTTCGGTTCTATTGACGCTTTATGGCTGGAAGTTGGTCTTTGATTGAGTTTGTAGCAGTTGATCCCCTTCGAGGGTATCCTTGAATGGTCAACTGGTCCGCTGCCGTCGATACGAGTTTAgccaatgccttttttttttttctaaagctcCAGTAGAAGcccctttttcttatttctttcggcttaggagtggctgtgtggtaagtagcttgcttacgagccacatggttccgggttcggtctcactgcgtggcatcttgggcgagtgtcttctactatagcctcgggccgaccaaagccttgtgagtggatttggtagacggaaactgaaagaagcccgtcgtatatatgtatatatataatatatatatatatatatatatatattatataatatatatgtgtgtgtgtgtgtgtgtgtgtgtgtgtgtgtgtgtgttttgtgtgtctgtgtttgtccccctagcatgcttgacaaccgatgctggtgtgttacgtccccgtcacctagcggtcggcaaaaaagagactgatagaataagtactggggcttaaAGAATAAgtatcggggtcgatttgctcgactaaaaggcggtgctccagcatggccgcagtcaaatgactgaaacaagtaaaagagagagagagagacaattaaACCATTGAGGACCTCTAATTTTCAGTTCAGTCTCACAGAGcgccaccttgggcaaatgtcctttactatgaCTCTGGGCcgagcaatgccttgtgaatggatttggtagatggaaactgtatggaagcctgccgtgtgtgtgtgttctttgtgtttgtgtctgtgtatcacCACTTTCACCgctggcgttggtttgtttaagtacctgtaacatagcggttcggcacaagggTTCGATAGAATATAGACCagacttaaataaaaaaaacaacgtacaagggtcgatttgttcgacttattCCTttcacggcggtgccccagcatggccgccgtctacaaaatgaaacaacaacaacaacatgcaggTGATGAAATCtgattctattttcttttgttctttcttcagATCCTTACAAATTCTTCCGGCAAATCTCGAATCGACTTTGTAACACAGGTAAGGGAACTGGTGCTCCACCGCCTTTCTTTCTATGCTTtactttaatatatgtgtgtgtatgtatgtgtgtgcacgcctgagttcaaattccgtcgaggtcgactttgcctttcatcctttcggggtcgattaaataagtaccagttacgcactggcgtcgatgtaatcgtcttaatccctttgcctgtccttgtttgtcctctctgtgtttagccccttgtgggtagtaaagaaataggcatttcttctgccgctacgttctgagttcaaattctgccgaggtcgactttgcctttcatcctttcagggtcgattaaataagtaccagttacgcactggggtcgatgtaatcgacttaatccctttgtctgtccttgtttgttctctctatgtttagccccttgtgggtagtaaagaaataggtatttcgcccgtcgctacgttccgagttcaagtactggggtcgatgtgaccgACTaccctcctccccacaaattaaAGATCTTGTGCCCAGAATAGAAGCATACATAGGtgcgttcacacacatacaaatgatcTTCCTCTCAAAAGTAGGAAATCTTTCTACGAAAGACGGATTTCCTTGAAAAGAATTCAATAAATCTAAACCTTACACTTTATCCGAGTGAATATGTTGTATAgcttgaacgtgtgtgtgtgtgtgtgtgtgatacgaaACGATGTAACAAAATCcctgctggctataatttctataacaCGTGATTtaagtgcactgctaacacacAAGTAGACGGCATTGActtattccaccgaggtcgactttgcctttcatcctttcggggtcgattaaataagtaccagttacgcactggggtcgatgtaatcgacttaatccttttgtctgtccttgtttgtcctctctgtgtttagccccttgtaggtagtaaagaaataggtatttcgcccgtcgctacgttccgagttcaagtactggggtcgatgtgaccgACTaccctcctccccacaaattaaAGATCTTGTGCCCAGAATAGAAGCATACGTTTCCTATACTTCGTAGCATATTATGGTTGCACAACGCAACACCGTCTGCCTACAAGTCCTTAATTGTTTAATCTTTCTTATCTCagcctcttttctttttctatattgcAGGAAGTGGCCAAATCCAGTTGTGGCAATTCCTCCTGGAGCTTCTCTCAGATAGTAACAATGCCAGCTGCATCACATGGGAAGGCACGAACGGGGAGTTCAAACTGGTGGACCCGGACGAGGTGGCCCGGCGTTGGGGCGAGCGCAAGAGCAAACCCAACATGAACTACGACAAACTCAGCCGTGCCCTTCGCTATTATTACGACAAGAACATCATGACAAAGGTACACGGCAAACGCTACGCTTACAAGTTCGACTTCGCTGGTCTGGCTCAGGCCATGCAGCCGTCAACGGCCGACCCCACCAGCTACCGTTATCAACAGGACCTCTTTCTCACTGGATACACAAGCTCAAAAATGAACTTCATCAACGCCCATTCCGGTGTGCCACACTCGGCAGCTTCCGGTCTATTTGCCGCACCGGCTTCTTATTGGTCAACACCGAACGCCGCTAACATCTACCCCAACATCCAGAATCA
It contains:
- the LOC115229487 gene encoding transcriptional regulator ERG homolog is translated as FVLSSDPYKFFRQISNRLCNTGSGQIQLWQFLLELLSDSNNASCITWEGTNGEFKLVDPDEVARRWGERKSKPNMNYDKLSRALRYYYDKNIMTKVHGKRYAYKFDFAGLAQAMQPSTADPTSYRYQQDLFLTGYTSSKMNFINAHSGVPHSAASGLFAAPASYWSTPNAANIYPNIQNHMVSNPAGHVPSHLGSCYA